In Opitutaceae bacterium, the sequence ATCGGGCCCTCCTGCTGCAACGGGTGATCGACGACGGCGGCGAACTCATCGAGTTCCCCCTCGCCGAGGAATACACGACGCTCATCCGTTTTGTCGGACCCATGGCCGGCTTTCTCGCGGCACTTCAGTTTGCCGCCCGCTTTCCGTGCTGCCGGTACGCGATGCCCACGCACGACGGCATACTGCCACTGCTCAATGCGAAACCCCCGGACGAACTTCTTGAGGCCATGCTGTCCCGCCCGGAGGAGTTTTCACAGGGCTTCAACCTGATCACGGCGGCTCCGATCTCCGACTTTGCACAGAACCTTGCGTGCAAGTTCATGGAGGGGCTGTACTGGCCCTGCCCTCCCATTTCCGACTTCCTTCAGTTCGCCCACGGCCCGTTCCAGCAGATGAACGCGCATCCGAAGCCCGTCGTGATTCTGCAGGGCGACAACCTCATGGAGGCGGAGATGGTGCAGCGAAGCGTCGCCATGCTTCGCGAAGTCGGACTCGGCGCCTACGTCATTCAGGTGAACGCGGGTGCTCTGAATTCGATTTTTGGATTCGAGGCTGCGTTGAATCGCCTGGTGTTTCCGGTCATGAAGCGCCTGCGGATCAACCAGGTGAGATGGCCGGGAAAGGGCCGCGATGATCTGCTGTACGGCTTCTGCCCCGACCCCGCCTGAAGAAACCCGTTAGGCGGCGTCCTGCTTGGCTTCCGCCTTCGACGCACGCCGGAGTATCGGGCGGCGTCTTCCCGCGACGACGGACGCATCAATGGAAACCTCGGCAATGTCGTCCCTCTGCGGGAGATCAAACATCACTTCAAGCATCAGCGCCTCGATGATCGAACGCAGCGCGCGCGCACCGGTCTTGAGCGCGATGGCCTTGCGGGCGATCGCCCTGACCGCGTCCGAGGTGAATCGCAGACGGACACCGTCCATGGCAAAGAGCTTCGAGTACTGCTTGACGATCGCGTTTTTGGTCTTGAGCAGAATGCGGACGAGATCCTCTTCACTCAACTGATCGAGCACGGAAACGATTGGCAGGCGACCGATGAATTCGGGAATCATTCCGAACCGGATGAGGTCCTCGGGCGCCAGTTCGCGCATCAGGACCTCCGGTCTGAGCGTCGCGTCCAGCTGCTTGCTGATGGAATTGAAGCCGAGGCCGCGCTGGCCGCTTCGACGCTGGACTATTGCGTCGAGGCCGACAAACGCACCACCGCAGATAAACAGGATGTTCTGCGTGTTGATCTGCACATACTCCTGGTTCGGATGCTTCCGCCCACCCTGGGGGGGGACGTTGCACACGGTGCCTTCGAGAATCTTGAGCAGCGCCTGCTGGACTCCTTCGCCGGACACGTCGCGTGTGATCGACACATTCTCGGTCTTGCGGCCGATCTTGTCGATTTCATCGATGTAAACAATTCCGCACTCGGCGCGCTTCACGTCGTAATTCGCCGATTGAAGCAGGCGCAGGACGACGTTTTCCACATCCTCACCCACATAACCCGCCTCGGTCAGAGTCGTTGCGTCGGAAATGGCAAACGGCACATCCAGAATTTTTGCGAGCGAACGAGCGAGCAGCGTCTTGCCCGAACCCGTTGGCCCCACGAGCAGAATGTTGCTCTTCTCGACCTCCACACCATCAAACTCCGGCGAAAGCGCCGTCGAGTCCTTCGGCGACTGACCGGAATCGAACATCAGGCGCTTGTAATGGTTGTAGACCGCAACCGACAGGACCTTCTTGGCGTGATCCTGACCGATGACGTAATCATCCAGTGTTCGCTTGATGTCAGATGGCTTGACCAGACGAAAGGAAGGCTTCGGCTCCGATGGAGGCTGCTTCACTTCACGGTCTATGATCGTCTTGCAGACGCTGACACAGGAATCGCAGATATACACCCCGGGGCCGGCGATGATTTTTTTGACCTCCGCCTGCGATTTTCCGCAAAAGGAACAAAGCGTCATGCGGGATGATTTTGCCATGGAGTTGCGTGGTTTGACTGCTCGTTTAAGAATGCTATGAGCCGAATCGCCTGTTCATCGACACAGCTAGCCATCAGTTGATCCGCTTGCAAACCCGAAGGCGCTGAAATCTCGGGCCGGACAATACCAGACTCAAATCCCGCTGATGACTACGGGATTGTGATGCCATTCGTCAGACCGCTGCCGCGATCTTGCTGGCATCGCGCATGGTAGCCTCCACGTGATCGACCAGACCGTAGGCCTTCGCTTCTTCAGCGGTCATGTAATAGTCGCGATCTGAATCCTTCTCAACCTGCTCGGCAGTCTTTCCCGTGTGCCTGGCCAGCGTTTCATTGAGCGTCTTCTTCCAGCGGAGAATTTCCCGTGCGGCAATTGCGATATCAGCGGTCTGCCCGCCTGCTCCACCACTGGGTTGATGGATCATCACCCTGCTGTTCGGCAGGGCGAACCGCTTTCCCTTGGTTCCGGCTGCAAGCAGCACGGTGCTCATGCTGGCGGCCATCCCGATGCAATAGGTGACGATGTCACATTGCAGAAAATTCATCGTGTCGTAGATCGCCATCCCACCCGTCACGATGCCACCCGGGGAATTGATGTAAATGTGGATGTCCTTCTTGGAATCCTCCATCTGCAGGAAAAGCAACTGGGCGATGACGCTGTTGGCGACACCATCGTCGATCGGAGTGCCAATGAAGATGATGCGATCCTTCAACAGGCGGCTGTAGATGTCCATCGACCGCTCGCCGCGGCCGGTGTTTTCAATGACGTAAGGGATGTAGTAGGAGCTCACAAGGAGTCGTGCAATGGACGTTAGGTCTTCGTCACCACCCTAGCCTTGGATACAAGGAATTCAACCGCCTTGTCGAAAATGATGTCCTGATGGATGGAGCGCAGTTGATCGCGATTGCCGTATAGCTGCTTCAGGAGCTTGTCAGGGGCGATATGGGATCGCTGCGACTCCTGAATGATGTATTGATTGATGTCGTTCTCCGAGACCTTGATCTCCTCCTTTTCAGCAATCTTGGAAAGGATCAACTGGCTCCTGACGCGCGAGGTCGCTGAACGCCGCGCACTCTCGTAGAGCTCCTTCTTGTCCTTTTCGAACTGCTCCTGAGCGACTCCACGGCGCATGTTCTCCTCGATGAAACGGCGCAGGACATTCTGCGTTTCGGCGTCAACCAAGGAGGAAGGAACCTCAAAGTCGGTCTTTTGAAGCAACGCGTCGATCACCTGGCGCCTTTGCTCCGTCTTGTTCTGAAATTCCTTCTGCATCGTGAGGTTTCCACGGATGCCCGACTTCAATGCATCCAGATTCTCAGCCTGATGCGTCTTGAGAAATTCATCATCGATCTCGGGAAGCACCCGTTCGCGCACCTCCAGGATCTCCACTGCATAAACCGCTGCCTTGCCGGCAAGGGCGGGAGCTGCGGAGAACTCCGGAGTGAATTGGATCGAGAGATCCTTCTTGTCGCCCGCGCGCATTCCGGCCAGTTGTCTGCCAAGTCCTGGAATCAATCCCTCCTGTTCGCCTTCGACTTCCTCCCAGGTTTGCGGGACCTTTCCGTAAATCTGCTTCTCCGGCACAAGTTCAAGGATGGCCTTGCCGTCGACAGTTCCATCATAGGCAAGTTTCACGTAATCTCCCTTCCGGGATGGGCGGTCCGCCACCTTGAAATCGGCGCGTTCGCTGCGAAGATGTTCAATGACCTGGTCGACCTCCGCATCCGACACCTCGGTGCCGCCCACTTCTGTGGTCAGCTCGGAATAGTCGGGCAGCGAAAACTCCGGGCGCACGTCAACCGAGAAGGTCACCTCTGCCGGCTTGCCGTTTTCGATGTCACCCGGCTTCGCGTTGACCAGATTCAGGATGTCAAGTTTGCTCTGGGCCAGCCCCTCCCGATACGCGTCCGCGAGGACCTTTTGCTTGAATTCCCCCTCGATGTCCTTCTCAAAACGCTTGGCAATCACGGCGATGGGCGCCTTGCCAGGGCGAAAGCCAGGGATCTTCGCAGCACGAGAAAATTCGGCGACAACGGCCGCGTATTTGGACGAGACCTCGCCGGCATCAAGCGTTACAACAAGGTTCTTGCGAGTAATTGACTGATCTTGGACTGCGGTGTTCACAGGGAAGAGCGTGCGTGAAAGGTTTGTTTGAAGAATCGTTGACGCTGCAAAGCCAATGAAGGGCGGTCAATGCCGTATTCTGAACGCTTGCACGGGATGCAGGCCGGCGGTTTGGTCGCGTTCTGTCGAATGCATACGCTGAAAAACCTCCGGCTTCTCCACGGTGCCATCCTTGTGCTGGATGCTGCGTCGATGGAGGTTCAAGTCGGACTTCTGCGCGCGAATGGACGGGACTCATGGTCTCGGATGCAGGCAGACGCCGGCCAGGGGATTTTTGCCTGCATGGAGCAACTGGGAAACCCATTGAAGGTGGTTGATGCGTTCATCTATTGCGAAGGTCCCGGATCAATCCTGGGAATCCGAACGGCTGCCGCGGCCATTCGCACCTGGCAGGCGATCCGACAGCGGCCCGCCTACCACTATCGAAGCCTCGATCTCGTCGCGCATGCGCTGGCGCCAAATCGAAGGAGCGTGCGGGTGATCGCCGATGCTCGTCGGGAATCCTGGCACGTTGTCGAAATCGGCGCCGCTGGCACCGTCATGCCGATCGCCCGCATTCCCCATTCCCATCAATCGACGGGAGACTCCGTCACACCGGAGCACTTCAGGACATGGGCAAAGCTTCCGCCTGGCACGCAAGTCGTCGACTATGATCTTCCACGGCTGCTGGCCGCCACGATGACAGTCCCGCTTCTCATGGAATCATCGGCACCAGACGCATTCTCTCATGAGCAGCCGCGGTATGCAACCTGGTCGCCGGCGATTCACCGCGCACCGTCATGAATCAGCCTGGTGCATCCCGCCTGCCGCTGCGCTGCTGGGCCGAGATCGATCTCGCGGCACTTGAGGGAAACCTCCACGCGATCCGGGCATCGCTCCCGGCGCACATGCGCTATGTCGCCGTGGTGAAGGCCGACGCCTACGGCCATGGCCTGCACCATGCCGCAGCCCGGCTCATGCACGCCGGTACCGATCTTTTCGCTGTTGCCACATTGACCGAGGCGATGTCACTGCGCGAACTGGGCTCGGGCTGGCCGATCCTGCTGCTGAGCCCGTTGATTTCCGAGGAGGATCGTTATGTGGCCGAGTTCGGGCTCACCGCCACGGTGTCAAGTTCCGACGAAGTCAGAAGACTGGCCGCGGCGGGCAGAAGAACCGGGCGTCCGGTCGAAGTGCATCTCAAGATTGACACAGGCACCGGACGCCTCGGCGTCTGGCATCCGGACGCTCCCGCCCTCTACGACGAAATCATGGCAACTCCGGATGTGCGGCTGGCCGGTGTGTTCACTCACTTCGCCGCTTCGGACGACGACCCGGTCTTCACCTCCGAACAACGCCGGCGTCTGGTGGCGGCGCTCGGGCGCTGCAAGGGGCTCAATCCCGCCTCGCTCTTCATCCATGCAGACAATAGTGCCGGACTCGAAAGCATCGAGACGGCAGGACCTTTCAACGCCGTGCGCATCGGCTTGCTCCAATTTGGCATTCTCCCCTGTGCAGGTTCACTGCTTTCCTCCGTCCGCGCGGAACCAGTCTTCAGTTTCAAGACAAAAGTCGGCCTGGTAAAGCGACTTCCCGCTGGCACAAGCATCAGCTACGGCCGCACCTGCACGCTGGAGCGCGATTCCAAGGTTGCGATAGTCTGTGCGGGATATGCCGACGGTCTTTCACGCTCCGCAAGCAACCGTGGCCGCGTCCTGATCCGCGGCATGCGCTGCCGCATCCTGGGACGCGTCACGATGGATCAAACCGTGGTGGACGTGACGGATGTTTCCGGGGTCATTGCCGGTGATGAGGCTGTTCTCGTCGGCCGGCAGCTGAACGAGGAGATCACGCTCGGGGAGTTCAGCAAGTGGGCAGACACAATTCCCTGGGAAACGCTGACCTCGATCACCAAGCGGGTTCCGCGGGTGTACTTGACTCCACTCGGGCTGTGAATCGAGCAGGCAGGCCGTGGCGCGGTTGCGTTGCAGGATGAATCCCTGATCACTTGCCGATGGCGAACACGCGGAATCCGAGAGCCCTCAGTTCCGAGTGGGGCAGAATATTCCGTCCGTCAAAGACAAAGGCGGGTTTCTGCATCGATTCGAAAATCCGGCGGAAATCCAGCGCCTTGAATTCATCCCACTCCGTCACCACCACAAGCGCATGCGCCTTGTCGGCGGCATCATGCGCCGAGTTCGCGACATGAAGCCTTTCACTGCCTCCGTTGGATCCCAGTGACTCCCTGCGAATTTCCTCCGGAGTCACCTTCGGGTCATAGACCGCCACGAAAGCCTGCTCTGCAAGAAGGTCCTTCACAACGCTGATCGCCGCGGATTCACGGGTGTCGTTCGTGTCCTTCTTAAAGGCGAAGCCCAGAACGGCGATTTTCTTGTCGGCCACGGAATTGAACAGTGTGCGGACAATCTTCAATGCAAAGCGGCGTTTCTGCCAGTCGTTCATGCGCACGACATGCTCCCAGTATGAGGCAACTTCCGGCAGTCCGAAGTGCTCGGACAAATAAACCAGATTCAGGATGTCCTTCTGGAAGCAGGAGCCGCCAAATCCAACGCTCGCCTTCAGAAACTTCGGGCCAATGCGCGAATCCCTGCCTATCGCGTTCGCGACCTCATCGACATCCGCCCCCGTCGCCTCGCAAAGCGCCGAGATGGAGTTGATCGACGAAATGCGCTGGGCAAGAAACGCATTGGCCACGAGCTTCGAAAGTTCCGACGACCAAAGATTGGTCGTGATGATTCGCTCCCGCGGCACCCACCTTGCGTAGACATCCACGAGCGCCTGTACCGCACGACTCCCTTCGGTTGTCTTTTCCCCTCCAATCAGAACCCGGTCCGGTGACATCAGATCCGCAATGGCGGTGCCTTCCGCAAGAAACTCGGGGTTCGACAGGACCTGATGGACCAGCCCGCGACCGCTTGCAGCCAGGATGTCCTTGATCGTTTCAGCCGTCTTGACGGGTATCGTTGACTTTTCGACGATGATCTTCGGTGAATCCGCCGCCTCGGCAATTGTCCGCGCAACCGACTCGATGTAACGAAGATCCGCCGCCCGTCCGGCTCCCGCTCCATAGGTCTTGGTTGGCGTATTGACCGCCACAAAGATCAAATCGGCTGCCTTGATGCTCCCGATGACATCCGTCGAAAAGAACAGATTGCGCCCCCGGCACTGGCGGACGACATCATCCAGCCCCGGCTCATAGACGGGCAGAACGTCAGACTTCCACGCGGCGATGCGCGCGGCGTTCATGTCGACCACGGTGACAGAAATGTCCGGGGCCTTCATTGCAATCATCGCCATCGTTGGCCCACCAACGTAGCCGGCACCTATGCAGCAGATTTTCATCGGTTCTTGTCAGTCGTTTGAGCGCAATACGTCACCGCAAGTCAATCGGCACATCCGGCGGCTCAATAAAAAGGGCGGACTTCAAGGAAGTCCGCCTTCGGGCCGCCAACGCATGTCTAGGCGGGATGCGGAGCCGGAGCCGCACCGCCCAATGGCTCCGGCAAGACTTTCTCCTGTGTCTTCTTGGCACCGCGATCATCAGGCTTTGCCACCGGCGGGTTGATCGCCTCTTGAACCACTGGCGACCGGATTTCGCCGAACTCCACGATTTCCTTGACGTGGCGACCTTCGATCGTCTCGTGCGTCAGGAGCGCTTCAGCAATCTTGTCGAGCGCCACGCGATGATCCAGAATGATCTTCGTCGCACGGGCATAGGTCTCATCCACGATCTTCTTGACCTCGGTGTCGATCAAACGCGCGGTCTCCTCCGAGACGGTGTGCGAGCGGGTAATTTCCCTCCCCAGGAAAACGGTGTCCTGGTTCTCGCCGTAGGAAATCGGTCCCAATGGACTCATTCCCCAGTTGCAGACCATGTGACGCGCCAGCTTTGTCGCCTGCTCTATGTCGCCGGACGCGCCGCTGGTGATATCCTGAAGCGCAACTTCCTCTGCGATTCGTCCACCAAACAGTGTTGCGAGCCGGTTGAGCATTTTCCTCTTGGCATAATTGTAGGTGTCCTTGGTTGGGATGTACATCGTGCTTCCCAGTGAACGTCCACGCGGAATGATGGTCACCTTGTGAACAGGCATGGAGTCGTCATCAATGACAACGCTCACCAAGGCGTGGCCCGCCTCATGATAAGCGACGACCTTCTTGTCGTCAGCATCCATCACCTTGCGGCGCTCACGTCCAAACAAGACCTTGTTTCTGGCATCGTCCACGTCCTGCATTTCCACCTTCTTCTTGTTGCGGCGGGCGGCAAGCAGCGCGGACTCATTGAGAAGATTGGCCAGTTCGGCACCGGAAAGGCCCGGAGTGCCGCGGGCGATCACACTCAGATCGACATCCTCGGCCAGGGTGATCTTGCGCGCATGAACGCGGAGCACCTGTTCACGACCGATGAGGTCGGGAAGATCCACATAAATCTGCCGGTCAAACCGGCCCGGCCGCAGCAGCGCCGAGTCCAGCACATCGGGGCGATTGGTCGCGGCAATGATGATGACCCCTTCGGTGGTGTCGAAGCCGTCCATTTCAACGAGCATCGAGTTCAGCGTCTGTTCACGCTCGTCATTGCCACCGCCAAGACCGGCTCCGCGCTGGCGACCCACCGCATCGATTTCGTCGATAAAGATCAGACACGGGGCGTTCTTCCGCCCTTGTTCGAACATGTCGCGAACACGGCTGGCACCGACACCGACGAACATTTCGACAAAGTCCGAACCGGAAATGCTAAAGAACGGCACGTCGGCCTCGCCAGCCACCGCTTTGGCCAGCAGGGTCTTGCCCGTGCCAGGCGGACCCACCATGAGAATGCCCTTCGGGATCTTGCCGCCCATGCGCGTGAACTTTTTCGGGTCCTTGAGGAATTCAACAACCTCAGAAACCTCCTCCTTTGCCTCATCGCAGCCCGCGACGTCGGCAAATGTGACCTTCTCCCGATCCCGCGTCAGCAGCTTCGCCCTGCTCTTGCCGAAATTGAGGGCGCCGCGACCGGCATTTCTCAACTGCCGCACGAAAAGAAAATAAAGCAGGCCAATGATGATGACGAACGGAATGATGTTCGTGGCCAGTGTGGCCAGGAGGGTCGTCGACGGCGGTTCGGTGAATTTTCCGGACTTCTGCAGGCGCTCCAGATTCGCATCGGTCAGTCGACCATACGCCCGGAAGTGCTGCGTCTTGCCCGTCTCCGTTGTCAGTATGGGTTCGACAGTTTCACCCCGTATGACGACATAGTCCCCCCCTCCGGAACCGTCGCGCTGAATCAATCCTTCGCGGACTTGCCCGGACTCTGCAAGCTCCACCACCTTCTGGATGTTGATGGAGGCAAACGATCTGCCGTTGCTGGGATTGAGGAAAAAGAGTGCGAGAACCGCCGCGACAATCGAGAGCCAGATCACCATGACTTTCGGTTGAAAGCGTTCGGGTGGCAGGTTCTTGAGCGGACGCCGCTTGTTTTTGTTTTCGGAATCGGACATTTACAGCTTTTGGGACTATGCAGGGAAGCTAGAGGTTCCCGAGCCGCAAGTCAATTGGTGCGAGTCGGTTTCGTTTGTGGAAATCGGCAGCATCAATTCCATTGCCGGCGAAAACGCACGGTCAGTGCGCTTTCGTCACTTTTTCACGATAGCTGAGGCGAAAATCGCGAATCTCAGCAAAGCCCTTTCGCCCCATGCTCATCCGTGTCGGCAGCCCCTTCTCCACCGCGAGCAGCAGCGCCTCGAAACCCTGGCGGGAAAGGTCCCCTGCCCTGTCCGCGAGCGCCTGTCGCCACCGCTGCAATACCCTGCGCACCACGGCCCGGGGCGCGCCTGTCAAGGCGCGCAGATCAACGGTCAAGCCGCGCCGGGCCTTGAGCCGGTCCGCCCACAGCTCGAGCGCATCGTCATCCTCTTGGAGAAGTGTGCGTGTCAATGCAGCGCCGGACATCGCATCGCGGCCACCGGCCGCCTCGCTCCATGCTGGCATGACACGTTTGCGAACGCGATTTCGAAAATGCTCGCTCTTGGCGTTCGTTGAGTCCTCGCGCCAGGGCGCGGAAATCGATGCGAGGGCCTGCTCGATTTCGGTCTTGGAAAGTGTCAGCAACGGGCGGACATGAGTCCGGAGCCGGCCCATGGTCTGCACCGGCCGCGGTGCCGCCAGCCCGGCGGATCCGCTCCCTCGGGCAAGGCGCATGAACATGGATTCGGCGATGTCATCCTTCTGGTGGCCGAGCCAAAGCGCCCTTGCGCCCAAGCGCATCTGCTGCTTCCGGAAGAATTGAAAACGGGCTTCACGCGCGCCGGCCTCGCTGGCACGCAGACCGTCGGAATCTGGTCGCCGCCAGGAGTCGGTAAAAAAGTTGACACCCAAGCCGGCACACACCGATCGACAGAAACGCGCATCACCCCCTGATTCGGCCCCGCGAAGGCGGTGGTTGAAATGCAGGGCGGCCAGACGCGACCGCTGCAGCGGCCAGTGCGCCCATACAAGCAGCATCAGGGCAAGGGAATCAGCCCCGCCGGAAAACGCCACGCACCAAGGCCCTCGAGCGGCACGACTTCGTCCTTCGGCCCATTCAAGTACCTCGGGGTGCAGCCGATGCAAAGGCACGACAGCCGCAAGGCGTTCAGCGGCCTCCCTCCAATTTCGTCGGAACGAGCGTCTTGCTGGCATTCCGAAAGACCTGCGGTCTCAGTCGAATCTGACAAACTCTTCGCGGAAATAAGGAACCAGAACCGCCGGCAGCCTTACCCGGCCATCCGCCTGCAGGTTGTTTTCAAGCAGGGCGGCAAGCACCCGAGGCACGGCAAGTCCCGAGCCATTGAGGGTGTGAACCAGCTCCGGACGCCCCGACTCTTTCGAGCGATAGCGAATTTGCGCCCGCCGCGCCTGAAAGCTCTCAAAATTGGAGCAGCTGGAAACCTCCAGCCACCGCTTCTGGCCACCACCCCAGACCTCAAGATCGTACTTTTTCGCCTGCGCAAACCCGAGGTCGCCCCCGCACATCAGCAGCACGCGGTAGGGCAGCTCAAGTTTGCGGAGCAGGCTCTCCGCATCGTCCCGCAGCCTGTCGAGTTCGTCATAGCTGGTGTCCGGATGCACCCATTTGAGCAGTTCCACCTTGTCGAACTGGTGGAGTCGATTCAATCCGCGAACATCCTTGCCATAGCTCCCCGCTTCCCGGCGAAAGCACGGGGTGTACGCGCAGCGATAGACCGGCAGGTCATCAGCCGAAAGGATCTCATCCCGGAAAAAATTCGTGAGGGGAACCTCCGCCGTCGGGACCGCATAAAGATGATCGTGCACGGTCTCGTACATCTGCCCCTCCTTGTCGGGGAGCTGGCCCGTCGCCGTGGCGCTCGCCGCATTCACGAAGATGGGTGGAGCAACCTCCAAATACCCCGCCCTGCCAGCCTCCTCGAGAAAGAACTGAAGCAGTGCACGCACCAGACGCGCCCCCTGGCCCACATAAAACGGAAAACCCGCCCCGGTCACTTTGGACCCGCGCCCGAAATCGAAAAGACGGTCGAATCCGGCAATCTCCCAGTGAGGCCGTGCGGATGGTGAAACGGATGCGACGTCACCATGAGTTGAATACACCTGATTGTCCTCAGGCAGGCGGCCCTCGGGCACGCTCGCATGCGGAATGTTCGGCAGCGTCAGCATCGCCTGGCGCACCGCCGCCTCCGCCAGCGCAAGCTCCGACTCCTTCTCCTTTGTCCGGGCTGACACGGACTTCATTTCGGCCACTTTTGCGATGAACTCGGGTGAACCCTTTTTCAGCGCCGCCATTTCGGTGTTGGCCGACTTCTGGCGTGAGCGCAACAACTCGACCTCCTGAACCAGCGCACGCCACGAGGCGTCAAGCTCGAGAACGGCATCGACGTCAACATCGAGATGCTTCCGGGCGATGGCGGCACGGACGCGATCGGGCGATTCACGCAATAGTTTGGGATCGAGCATGGGAATTACGCCAAACCATGAAACGTCGGATTTGAACACACTATTCTTGTCATGAATGGCTAATGTCGATCGTTGGCGCAGGGTCCGCAAGGTTTCCGCCCTTGAGCGTGCACCTGGCTATATCGCGCCGAAAAACCGGGGGTCCGCCTGCTTGAGAGCACCCATGACCTCACGCACCGTGACCAGGCGCAGATTCCCATTTGGAGCGGAGACCGAGAAATTGGTGCCATTGTTCGGCGGGTATGGGCCGTACATGGCGACATCGGTCGGCCCATAGATCCCAAGCACCTTTCTGCCCTGGGCCGCCGCGAGGTGCAGGGGACCGCTGTCATTGCCAATGACCCACGCGGCCTGCTTCAGGATCTCGCTCAACGACTCCAGGGCCAATCTCCCGGTCAGATTGAGGAATCGCGCGCTGGTCGCATTCTCACCTGAAAATGTCAGGGCGCGATCACCGGCCCAGACTGCATGAAAATCACCGGATGCCGCAAGCAGGGCGTCGGTGAGCGCGGGGAATCCGGGCCAGCATTTCTCTTCACGCCGTGAATCAGGGAACAAGACGATCAGATTTTCCTTTGGGAATGAACGCCATTCGTCCGGCAGGCGCAGGCCATCCGAGTTGAATTCAACGGCTTTCGGCAGGCGCGCAGCGACGCCGGCGGAGCGGCAGAATTCGAGCAGGATCGCCAGCGCATGACTGCGTTTTCCCTGGGGAGGAAGCTCCACCCGCTCCGTGTAGAAAAATCCCGCCCCCTCCCTTCTGTCCTTCCGCCCGATCTTCCGCGGCGCCTTCGCCCGACCTGTGATGAAGCCCGTGTAATACCGACCCTGCATGTCCATCACCACATCGAAGCGAAGCCCGCGCAGATCCCGAAACACCTGACGCAATCCCGCGAGAAGCGGACGCCGCTTGAAGGAGATCGTCTTGTCCACCACCGTGCAGCTCCTCACAATCGCGGCAAAGGCATCGCGTGCAATCCAGGTGACGTGCAGACCGGGAATCTGCTCACGAAGGGACGCCACAACGCGCAGCCCCTGGATGATGTCGCCCAACGAGGAAGTCTTGATCACCAGCAAGCGCATGTTGTCCGCCTCGCAGGCTTGGATCCCACCCCGGGGCTTCGCAATGACAAATGCAGCCGCCCCATCCACCTGAGGCATCAAGACAAAAATTCCGCCTTTAACCCGCCGGCCGAATCCTTTGCTCTTGCTGCGCCTCGCGCCGCGCAACCGCCATATCCTCCCGTCTCGTGCTCCTCTTTTTGATCAAGACCCTGGGCTGGACCATTGCACATGTTCCCGAGGGCTGCCTGCACGTTTTTTCCAGCGGTCTGGGTGAGATGATCTTTTGGATGCTGCGGAAACGACGGCGCATAGTCCTGAGCAACCTGCACCACGCATTTCCGGAGAGACCGGAGGCCTGGCGTCGAGAAATCGGGCGCCGGTCGAGCCGGCGCATGATCGAGACCGGACTGCTCGCCTGCGCCATGCCCTTTCTCGATGACCGGCGCCTGCGCCGAATTGTGACCCTCAGTCCGGAAATCG encodes:
- the tilS gene encoding tRNA lysidine(34) synthetase TilS → MPARRSFRRNWREAAERLAAVVPLHRLHPEVLEWAEGRSRAARGPWCVAFSGGADSLALMLLVWAHWPLQRSRLAALHFNHRLRGAESGGDARFCRSVCAGLGVNFFTDSWRRPDSDGLRASEAGAREARFQFFRKQQMRLGARALWLGHQKDDIAESMFMRLARGSGSAGLAAPRPVQTMGRLRTHVRPLLTLSKTEIEQALASISAPWREDSTNAKSEHFRNRVRKRVMPAWSEAAGGRDAMSGAALTRTLLQEDDDALELWADRLKARRGLTVDLRALTGAPRAVVRRVLQRWRQALADRAGDLSRQGFEALLLAVEKGLPTRMSMGRKGFAEIRDFRLSYREKVTKAH
- a CDS encoding glycosyltransferase family 9 protein, producing MPQVDGAAAFVIAKPRGGIQACEADNMRLLVIKTSSLGDIIQGLRVVASLREQIPGLHVTWIARDAFAAIVRSCTVVDKTISFKRRPLLAGLRQVFRDLRGLRFDVVMDMQGRYYTGFITGRAKAPRKIGRKDRREGAGFFYTERVELPPQGKRSHALAILLEFCRSAGVAARLPKAVEFNSDGLRLPDEWRSFPKENLIVLFPDSRREEKCWPGFPALTDALLAASGDFHAVWAGDRALTFSGENATSARFLNLTGRLALESLSEILKQAAWVIGNDSGPLHLAAAQGRKVLGIYGPTDVAMYGPYPPNNGTNFSVSAPNGNLRLVTVREVMGALKQADPRFFGAI
- the serS gene encoding serine--tRNA ligase, with protein sequence MLDPKLLRESPDRVRAAIARKHLDVDVDAVLELDASWRALVQEVELLRSRQKSANTEMAALKKGSPEFIAKVAEMKSVSARTKEKESELALAEAAVRQAMLTLPNIPHASVPEGRLPEDNQVYSTHGDVASVSPSARPHWEIAGFDRLFDFGRGSKVTGAGFPFYVGQGARLVRALLQFFLEEAGRAGYLEVAPPIFVNAASATATGQLPDKEGQMYETVHDHLYAVPTAEVPLTNFFRDEILSADDLPVYRCAYTPCFRREAGSYGKDVRGLNRLHQFDKVELLKWVHPDTSYDELDRLRDDAESLLRKLELPYRVLLMCGGDLGFAQAKKYDLEVWGGGQKRWLEVSSCSNFESFQARRAQIRYRSKESGRPELVHTLNGSGLAVPRVLAALLENNLQADGRVRLPAVLVPYFREEFVRFD
- a CDS encoding UDP-glucose 6-dehydrogenase, with the protein product MKICCIGAGYVGGPTMAMIAMKAPDISVTVVDMNAARIAAWKSDVLPVYEPGLDDVVRQCRGRNLFFSTDVIGSIKAADLIFVAVNTPTKTYGAGAGRAADLRYIESVARTIAEAADSPKIIVEKSTIPVKTAETIKDILAASGRGLVHQVLSNPEFLAEGTAIADLMSPDRVLIGGEKTTEGSRAVQALVDVYARWVPRERIITTNLWSSELSKLVANAFLAQRISSINSISALCEATGADVDEVANAIGRDSRIGPKFLKASVGFGGSCFQKDILNLVYLSEHFGLPEVASYWEHVVRMNDWQKRRFALKIVRTLFNSVADKKIAVLGFAFKKDTNDTRESAAISVVKDLLAEQAFVAVYDPKVTPEEIRRESLGSNGGSERLHVANSAHDAADKAHALVVVTEWDEFKALDFRRIFESMQKPAFVFDGRNILPHSELRALGFRVFAIGK
- a CDS encoding ATP-dependent zinc metalloprotease FtsH; translation: MSDSENKNKRRPLKNLPPERFQPKVMVIWLSIVAAVLALFFLNPSNGRSFASINIQKVVELAESGQVREGLIQRDGSGGGDYVVIRGETVEPILTTETGKTQHFRAYGRLTDANLERLQKSGKFTEPPSTTLLATLATNIIPFVIIIGLLYFLFVRQLRNAGRGALNFGKSRAKLLTRDREKVTFADVAGCDEAKEEVSEVVEFLKDPKKFTRMGGKIPKGILMVGPPGTGKTLLAKAVAGEADVPFFSISGSDFVEMFVGVGASRVRDMFEQGRKNAPCLIFIDEIDAVGRQRGAGLGGGNDEREQTLNSMLVEMDGFDTTEGVIIIAATNRPDVLDSALLRPGRFDRQIYVDLPDLIGREQVLRVHARKITLAEDVDLSVIARGTPGLSGAELANLLNESALLAARRNKKKVEMQDVDDARNKVLFGRERRKVMDADDKKVVAYHEAGHALVSVVIDDDSMPVHKVTIIPRGRSLGSTMYIPTKDTYNYAKRKMLNRLATLFGGRIAEEVALQDITSGASGDIEQATKLARHMVCNWGMSPLGPISYGENQDTVFLGREITRSHTVSEETARLIDTEVKKIVDETYARATKIILDHRVALDKIAEALLTHETIEGRHVKEIVEFGEIRSPVVQEAINPPVAKPDDRGAKKTQEKVLPEPLGGAAPAPHPA